One region of Candidatus Methylomirabilota bacterium genomic DNA includes:
- a CDS encoding phosphatase PAP2 family protein, whose protein sequence is MSRRQVLGVSCVASTAYLLLALLTAHAGVFLFEERTRSAVSLAHAPVLDGVMRAVSLLGDSWGLIPLIVLGSAALWRRHRDWATALPAIMLGTWALQWAAKWTTDRPRPNLAPLGFPSGHVLSLVVLFGLAAYGLCRMRSDRAARALCICCASTLLVTVAASRLYLEAHWILDVAGGFLLGLAYLMLLIWIAEMRAGRDEIAAREPLPSLETALSEPATARAPIVPSL, encoded by the coding sequence ATGAGCCGGAGGCAGGTCCTCGGCGTCTCGTGCGTTGCATCGACCGCCTACCTGCTTCTCGCTCTGCTCACCGCGCACGCCGGTGTCTTCCTCTTCGAGGAGCGCACACGCTCGGCGGTGAGCCTCGCGCACGCGCCCGTGCTCGATGGCGTGATGCGGGCGGTGTCCCTTCTCGGTGACAGCTGGGGGTTGATCCCCCTCATCGTGCTCGGCTCGGCCGCACTGTGGCGGCGTCACCGCGACTGGGCGACCGCGCTGCCCGCGATCATGCTTGGAACGTGGGCGCTGCAGTGGGCCGCGAAGTGGACGACCGATCGCCCACGGCCGAATCTGGCGCCTCTGGGATTTCCCAGCGGACACGTGCTGAGCCTCGTGGTTCTTTTCGGGCTGGCGGCTTACGGGCTCTGCCGGATGCGCTCCGATCGCGCGGCGCGCGCGCTCTGCATCTGCTGCGCCTCGACGCTGCTCGTGACGGTGGCGGCGAGCCGGCTCTATCTCGAGGCGCACTGGATCCTGGACGTGGCGGGAGGATTCCTGCTCGGGCTCGCCTACCTGATGCTGCTGATCTGGATCGCGGAGATGCGCGCGGGCCGCGATGAAATCGCGGCCCGCGAACCCCTACCGTCGCTCGAGACCGCATTGAGCGAGCCCGCGACGGCGCGGGCGCCCATCGTTCCTTCGCTCTAA
- a CDS encoding lysylphosphatidylglycerol synthase domain-containing protein: protein MRLARPLQVLGAVVGLALIAWLFAHVGVEAIFGAIGKIYWWQFVLICLAYPLVLIADSIGWYFSFPRRAAPFTQLLLARAAGEAVNAASAVAPVGGEPLRAWLVRPWVPYEESVPSIVVAKTVNTLAQVLLIGLALGLALATLQLERGILIGMAGLLVFEVIAIALFVVTQVWGGMSGIGRVLKRFGMSHGAQSAKRMDEMLVSYYTQHRVRLAAALLFHFVGRTLGAVEVLVIMWSLRMPVTPIVALTVEAIGAGVRFATFFLPGSLGALEGANAAAFEALGMGAGAGLAFILLRRARQAVWIGLGLAAIALARLRGPHGEAWSRPLA, encoded by the coding sequence ATGCGCCTCGCTCGTCCACTGCAGGTGCTGGGCGCGGTCGTCGGGCTGGCGCTCATCGCCTGGCTGTTCGCCCATGTCGGTGTGGAGGCCATTTTCGGCGCGATAGGAAAGATTTATTGGTGGCAATTCGTCTTGATCTGCCTCGCCTACCCGCTCGTCCTCATCGCCGATTCGATCGGATGGTACTTTTCGTTCCCCCGGAGGGCGGCCCCCTTTACCCAGCTCCTGCTCGCGCGCGCGGCCGGGGAAGCGGTGAATGCCGCCTCCGCCGTCGCCCCGGTGGGCGGAGAACCGCTGCGCGCGTGGCTCGTGCGGCCGTGGGTACCCTACGAAGAGAGCGTGCCGTCCATCGTCGTCGCGAAGACGGTCAACACGCTGGCGCAGGTGCTCCTCATCGGCCTCGCCCTGGGCCTCGCGCTCGCGACGCTCCAGCTCGAGCGCGGGATCCTGATCGGCATGGCGGGCCTTCTCGTGTTCGAGGTCATCGCGATCGCGCTCTTCGTCGTCACCCAGGTCTGGGGCGGCATGAGTGGGATCGGGCGGGTGCTGAAGCGCTTCGGGATGTCGCACGGGGCACAGTCAGCGAAGCGCATGGACGAGATGCTGGTCAGCTACTACACGCAGCATCGCGTCCGGCTCGCCGCGGCCCTGCTCTTCCACTTCGTCGGGCGCACGCTCGGTGCGGTGGAGGTCCTGGTGATCATGTGGTCGCTGCGCATGCCGGTGACGCCGATTGTCGCCCTGACCGTCGAAGCGATCGGCGCGGGCGTGCGCTTCGCGACCTTCTTCCTGCCGGGCAGTCTGGGCGCCCTCGAGGGCGCCAACGCGGCCGCGTTCGAGGCGCTGGGAATGGGCGCCGGCGCGGGGCTCGCGTTTATCCTGCTGCGCCGAGCGCGTCAGGCCGTGTGGATCGGGCTGGGGCTGGCTGCCATCGCGCTGGCGCGCCTGCGCGGGCCGCATGGCGAGGCCTGGTCGCGTCCTCTCGCGTAG